Below is a genomic region from Oenanthe melanoleuca isolate GR-GAL-2019-014 chromosome 18, OMel1.0, whole genome shotgun sequence.
AGGGGGATGGAGGACTAGTGGAAATGATCGGCTGGCTGCTTCCAGTCAAATAGAGAGGTGAAAGCTTGAGAGCATTGTGTGCCAGTAATCTTCAAAAGGCAAAGATCATCCTTTAAACTACTACCCCATAAACTGTTCTCTCATGAAAAAGCAGTTTCATTCACAGTTCACTTTGCCCTGGTATTCTCTTCTCTCCATGCTTTGCATGATTTGCCATGGTGCAGTACTGTTAGTTTTGTGCATACTGTCTGCTGTGATCTGTGGGTCTTTGAATTTCAGTGAGTTTTTGAAATGTTGAAGAACATAATTTTAAACTTCAATGTtcaatgaaatttttttcaacCATGAAATGGAGAGAGCAGCTTTAAAATGTACTAAGCCTTGTACAAATTGGTGAGTACTGGCACATGAAATCTGAGAATAAAAGTCCACCTCTCACTTTAACAAGTGGGGCAGGAAAGCAATATGGCTTTTCAATGCCTTTGAAAGTCGAAGTTCCTCCACCCATACATAGTCGTCATGTCGAGACCTGCCAGAGAGAGACACATTCTCAAGTGAACCCTGGCTTCTTGGAAGTGCTTGCCTAGACGAGACACAGTGCATAAAAACAACTTGGTGACTTTGGGGGGACAGGTATGTTTTTCTTGCAGCTGCGGTTCAAAGGTCTTGGCAAGACAAGCAGTGTGGCCCCTTTTTTTGAGCTTCTAATGAGTGTGTATGTGAAGGACCTTGTATGTTTTTACTCTAAGGTCCTCAAATGAGCACATGAAGAGGCTGCTGTGAGATTAGTGGCCCTACTGCAAGAAGCTTTCAGATGTCACTTGATGATTTGTAAAGGGGACACTTGAGTTGGGAATGACAAGCAAATGCACACTCCTTTATGGTAAGGTTTTGGATCACAGGGTGGGTGATGAGAAACGGGATCAGACGGAGTGTGCGTAACTTTTCCTTTCCACAATACTCTTGCAGAAATGGATGATTCTAACACTGTTCTTTGCAGCcattattccttttaaaatactCTTGTCTAATGTTTATCTTCGATTTGGCTGTTGTGGTGTGCAAAACTTTGTACCTCGTTTTTTGCCACACTGCAACACTTTACAGATGTGGAAGATGTGAAATTTGTCATCAATTATGACTACCCTAACTCCTCAGAGGACTATATCCACCGAATTGGACGAACTGCCCGCAGTACCAAAACAGGCACAGCATACACATTCTTTACTCCTAACAATATTAAGCAAGTAAATGACCTCATCTCTGTGCTTCGGGAGGCTAATCAAGCCATCAACCCCAAATTGCTTCAGCTGGTTGAAGATAGAGGTTCAGGTAAGGGCTGTTCTTGATAGCAGTGTATAGCTTTCCTCAGAGCACAAAATGGAAACTTCAGATTCCACCTCCAGCCTCTCTTCAAAATAACTGTGGAAGGTGGTTTAGTGACCAGTTACTGTGACCTCAGAAGGTATTAATTAacacaaaaactgaaaaaaaagcaccTGTATGCTCCTAGTCTGCTGTGGTGCACCTATGGCTAGGGCAGGCCAAAGAGGCACTTCTTATTTGCCTTGAAATAAAACACTTGTGGACTCAGTTTTGTGGCTTTGTCTCTTATGGCTTGGAAAAAGATGGACCCAAGTGTCCTGCTGGCAAGGTAAAAGTCAATCTTTGCCTTGATGCCATGACTTGTGTTATGGGGGAAGAGTGTATGACTCCTCAAAAGTGAGACAGCTTTGTCTCTGGAGTCCAGCAAGTACCTGGAAAGCTTCTACAGTAGGTTTGAATTACTGGGACAGAAAATGCTTAGCTGAACTGAAGAGCCTTTATAATACACATAACTGTCTTGTCTCTTTCACTAGGTCGTTCCCGAGGTGACCGACGTGACAGATACTCTGCGGGCAAAAGGGGTGGATTTAGTAGTTTTAGAGAGAGGGAGAACTTTGAGAGAACCTATGGTGCGCTAGGCAAGAGAGACTTCGGagcaaaaacccaaaatggGGCTTACAGCGCCCAGAGTTTCAGCAATGGAACTCCCTTTGGGAATGGCTTTGCAGCTGCAGGCATGCAGGCCGGCTTCAGGGCCGGCGGTAACCCTGCAGGAGCGTACCAGAACGGCTATGAGCAGCAGTATGGCAGTAACATTGCCAACATGCACAACGGCATGAACCAGCAGCAGTATGCCTACCCTGCCACTGGTGCTGCTCCTATGATAGGTTACCCCATGCCCACAAGTTATTCTCAATAACTTAGTGTATTTAAATGTCTCAGTTTTTCATAATTGCTCTTTATATTGTGTGTTATCAAAACAGGATAGTTATTTAAGAAatgggaaatgcagaaatgaCTGCAGTGCAGCAGTAATTATGGTGCACTTTTTCGCTATTTAAGTTGAATATTTCTCTACATTCCTGAAacaatttttagttttttgtaCTAGAAAATGCAGACAGTGTTTTCAAAGTAAATGTACAGTGATTTGAAATACAGTAACAGAAGGCAGTGCATGGCCTTCCAATAAAGATATTTGAAGACcgatttttctttcagatgacAATTTTCTCAACATGTGCACAACTTTACATTAATGAAATGTcaaatgtttttatattaaattctAGAAAGGTTTCTCAACTGTGTTTGATTAAACATTTAAGCTTATACAAATACCAGCCTTGCCTTGATTGGGCTAGATTGCTTAGCATGGCAGGCTCTGCTTCGatggggaagaaaattaaagctgGCTTCTAAGAAAGTATTTGGAAATTGTTCTTCCTTGTCTCACTAGCGTAGGGCTAGTTCTTGGAAAAGATCAAAACTCTGTAGTGGTGTTGCTAACAAGCTGCTACAAGCGTAGGAAGCTTCTGCAGCACCGTAACCGTCGCCTTCACACGAGCATATGTGCAGACCAGGCTTGAGTGTTGTGTACCCACAGCTGCCAGGCGTTGTGAGTTAGCATGCAGGCTTCTGAGCTTCAGAGAAACGGGAAGATCTTAGTATTAAAACTTCAAATTATACTTAAACTGGTATTGAGCAGTGATTTCTTTATGGAAGTGGTGGGAGGGCATTGGGCTGTTGATCCATGAAGATGcctcatggattttttttttttaaggacttTTAATATGTGCAAATGACTCTCAAATCTCAAAGCACTGTCCATGCTGAGTGAAGCAACAGCATTTCCTTGATGAGCAGAACTGAAATAGTACTTGATCCTGGGGTTAAAGTGCTTAATGCTTTCAAGCACGCTATATTAAAATTCCAGTTAATGCTAACTTTCAGTTCCTTCCCCTTGTTTATCAGTAACAGTGATGAGTTTTAGGTTCAACATTTAATGTGTTCAGGGTTGAATCTACAACattctttttgttattttgaacCTGAGTTAACTTTGTTTTGCACTTAAGATCTTTTTGCTTAGTCGGTGCTCAGTCCCTGATTATTGCTTTACTCCGAGGCTCAGCTTGTGGTGTTCTCTAATGCAGCCTAATCTGCCTCTTaattatttcctccttttcagtGAAGTTCTATCACTTGACAGTATTTTGTGATCCTTCACCCCTGTTCTGAGAACTCCATCTGGAGGTTTGGAACTACCCCACTGCGGTCTAAAACTGCAGGTGGCAATGTATTTtggtttgaggggtttttttcatttatttgttttggaaCAGTGCTCAATGTCACCAGGGGTGAAAAACAAGGAAGTAGATTGCTTAGTACTGAAGTATGACTTAATGCCTAAGTTTCCAGGCCAGTTGTCTGAAACAAAATTCATtgaaaagctgtgtttttttagtattaaaaaaatagtacaTTTATAGCTTGTGAATTAAAATTAAGAGATGAGAGTCTTTAACAGCAATGCAAAACCTAAACCTTGGAAAGAGGTTTCCTCCGTGTATTTTATACTCTTTCCAAACGACCCTTCAACGTGGAGCAGTGCTTCCTGAGGGGCAAAATGTAACATAAAGAGATGAGCTCTACTAAGCAGCTTTGACGTTACTGCCAGTGCTACTCTGCTACAGTGCAGAATTGAGCTCATGGTAAATGTGCCTTCCAATGCAATGCTTGTGCAGGCGGGAGTAGCAGCTCCTGCCGCTGACCCAGTGCCCTACTAACTCTGCTCGTAAGCGCCGGGCCCGGCGAGGGAGCTGCGCCGCCCGGAGCGGCGCGGGGATTATCCCGGCCCGAGCCTTTCCTCCCGGGGCTCGCGGAATGGTTCCCGCCTCGGCCCCGCCTCCGTTCGTGCTGCAGCGAGTGTGGAAATTTCCACTGCGCTGCCTGCGCTCTGCCGGCGCCGCCCCGAGCGGCCGCGGGGCCTCGCCCGAGCTCCTGGCAGCGGCTCCGCGGTGCCGCCTCCGCCTCgtctctgcctgctgcctctgtgtgtCTCGGACGTGCTGCGGCCCCCCCGATGGATTCCAGAGGGGCTGTTACCCAAGAATGTCCCCGTGCAGCTGCAGCGCGTTCCGGTgacagccagggcaggctctgtccccttgtccccctCCCAGACCCCAGGGCTGGCGAGCACTGGGTGTCTCTGTCCCACAGGGGCAGGCCAGATGTCACCCATGGCACGTGCGGAATTATTGCCGATGTTGGGAGCTCTGTAAAAGAGTTTGGTTTATAAAAGAGATCATTGTTCTTCGCGGGGCTCAACTCAAGGTTGATTGCACGTATCAAGCACACCAAGGGgtaaaaagtaacattttttttacagtaaaatGAATACGAGCCCACCTACCTAATGCACAGTCTCCTTCTACCCAATGTATGTTTATTAGTGTGATGTGATCTTACCCAATGCTTGAAGCGAGTTCTTTTATTAAGCAACTTCTATCGCATAAGCTACCTCACAGCATTAGTTATGTTTACAAAAGGCGAGAAAATTCAACTCCAAGACGTCAATTCCTTTAGCAGAAATTATCTGACAGCATCATTACGATTACAAAAGGTGAGAATATTCAACCTGGGGACAGAAAATTCACCTCGGAGGGCTCCGGCGAGGCGGCGAGTCCCGCTGCGCATGCGCGGCCGCCGCTtctctccccccccccccccccccccccctcgGGTCCCGCTTCCCGCTGGTGGCGCTGCGCGTGCGCAATGGCTGCCCCCACTTTCCCCGctccccctcccagccccgccGTGAGGGAGCGGCAAGATGGCGCTGGGCTCCCGCCAAGGCTGCCGCTGGTGCGGCCGTGCCGCCCTGGGACAGCCGAGGCGGTGGCGAGTCCCGGAGCGGGCGGAGCCGGCCTGGTGCTCGGCGCGGCCCTACTCGGAGGGCGGCGGTGCTGCCgaggcggcgggcggggcggagctgctggaggtgtgCTGGCGGCGGCGCTTCCTacggggcggcgcggggccgctGCCCTGGAGCGCCTACCTGAGCGGCCGCCACCCCGGCTTCGGGCCGCTGGGCGCCGCGCTGCGCGCCAACCTGGCGGCGCAGTGGTGGGACTCGGCGCTGCCCGTGCGGGAGCAGGTGTTCCCCGTGGACGCCGCGCTCCACGGCCCGCCCGGCTCTCCGCGGGACGCGCGGGGGCTGCGGCTGCTGCACCCGGAGACGCTGCGCGGAGCcctccagggctgtgggcagaACCCTGGCGGCCCGGCCCTGGAAGAAGTGCTGGGGGCCGCGGGGGTGCTGCGTGAGAGCCTCCTGCCCGGTAGGTCCCGGGCGGCTCCGCTCAGCCTTCACCCTGCGCACGAGTTTCTTGCTGGGAGCGAAGCAGCTGCATTTaagggatttttccagctgctttggtGCGCCAGGAATGTTCCTTCTGTAGTCTGtgaatttgtgtgtttttcaaGGACCCGACCAGCACAAGTGGGCAGTGGGTGTGCTCCCTGTAATTTGGGGAAAAGCACATTAAAATCAACGTGCCCAGAGGAAGCAGCCTGCTGAGCCCATTTCTGCAAAGCATCAATGCTAGTAAATATAGTGGAACTGCATGTACGAACAACATAATATATGTGTATAATGTGTGCTTCATTTGTTCTTGGTAGAGTTAAAACATCAAAAACTTTCCTGTGGCCACTAAAATCAGGGCTTTGTCTTCTGCAGGTGTCCTGGCACAATATGCCAGCTGCTTAGAGCTGGTGAACAGAAGACTGCCCTGTGGCCTTGCTCAAATTGGAGTGTGCTTCCATTCTGTTCCAGAAAGTGAACATTCGGCTCCAGGAAATGAACACAACAAAAACTGTCCAAGGTAGAATAATAGAGGAGTTAATCCTTTATCATACCTGAACCATTTCACTTTTGGATTATTTTTGAATGctgtttcttgcttttcccCTGTTATTTCCCAAGGTGTTAACTTGCTGCCCTTGCTGTTGTTTAAAGAATAGGCGAGAGGACCGAGTCTTTGCTTGCATGGTTTAGTTCTCCCAGAACTGCAGGACAGTGGCTCGATTACTGGCTACGCCAGAGGCTCCAGTGGTGGAGAAAGGTAACAGCAGCATATCCATGGGGAGTCTGCTCCTTTATGTCTCATGGGGGGAATAGTTACCCTGGTTGGTTTTATGGCCTTGCATTGCTGGCCTGTTCTTGGCACTGAAATTTCTCATGGAAATTGAGAATCTACTGAAGTTGATGATAAACCTGATAAGTAGTTTATAATGTGACTTGCAGAAAggtaaatattttgtgtttgtcAGTGATGTGAGATGAAAATGCTATAAAACAAGCAAGAGATTTTGGCTTTAACTTACAAAAACCTTTTGCTGAAAATCAGAGACTTCAGTTTGCATTGCAGATTTGATTTTTGTAGTTACTGTGGGATTCACAGTAGTGATCGCCTCTTACTTTCAGTTTGCTGTAGGCCCGTCTAACTTCAGCAGCAGTGACTTTCAGGATGAAGAAGGCAGAAGAGGATTTAAGTTACATTACAGCTTTCCTTGGGGGACAGAAACAATAGAAACACTGAAGAACCTTGGTGATACTGAACTGTTACAGATGTATCCAGGAGAGAGATCAAAATTACTTGTAAGTTTTATTGCATTAAACATCATTCCTGATAAAGATGGTGATGTGTGAGAGAATTGGTTTCTTTGTTAATCCAGTTGCTTAGCCTGTGGCTGGCTTTTTATTCATTTGCTGCAAAAGTAGTACAGTTGATGCTCTGCAGTCATACCTTCATTTTCATACTGtttggtacttttttttttccaaggaattaTTCAAAGTTAGAAATGAGCTCTATTGACAGGCAGCTGTTGTCAGTGGCATAGGCTTTACCTGTGAGTAGATGTAAACACAAACTCAGATTATGTTTTGCACTGTTCAGTTTGCATAGAAAAGAGCCTGCAAATGTGAGGGGGGTTTTTCTTGCTGTAGCTTGTTCACTTTCATGTATGTAGACGTTTTTGTAGATTAATGGGTTATAAAAATGGCTTTATAGAAAAAGAGGAGATGGACCAGAGGGAAATCTCTCCACTAAATATATTGAAGATGGACAAACCTCTAATAAATGGCAGTGTTTGGAGTTAGGCTGAACAGATAAAGCCAGAGTAACTTTGTATTTTACCAGAAAATTGCAACCTTCTCCTTCTCATGACAGTCCTGTCTTTCCTGCTTTTGCAGTTTATTTCTACAAAACTGGTTTACATAAGGATTTCTCAGAATGTGGGGACTCGTGGTCACTTGAAAGTAATCTACAAACCTGCAATAGAAAATGCAGTTTCAACTGTATTTGCCATAGATTTAAATTTATGATTAAAGTGAGAGAGCAAGAAACTAATCCCATTCTGCCCTGACTTGCTTTCCCCACTGTTACAGTCTTACCTGGTTACACATACACTGCTAAAATTGGTGGtaacattttaaatgaatgtCTGTACTTTAAATGTAATAAGAGTGCTTGAGCTCAATGTTTCATTACacatttaaagcaaacaaaaagcttttggGGACAATCCTTTATGTTTTCCTAcgtgggttttttctttttagggcCGAGATGGAAGGAAGAATGTCATCCCTCATGTTCTGTCTGTGAATGGGGATCTGGACCGAGGAGTGTTAGCCTATCTCTTTGATTCTCTACAGCTAGTTGAGAATCCAttaacagcaaagaaaaattcacAGAGAAAGGTAACTTCATGtagaaaatgtgagaaaataaGTACAATCCCCCCAGATAGTATGGTAAATTCAAGTACAGAAATGTCTCCTTTTCCACATGGCCCTTCCCAATTGGTGCAGACTGAGCCCTCTCACTGTTGGCACTcatggcacagcccctgtggtCCCTGTCACCCACATAAGcaatttttctcattctgaaGTCCCCTGTCCTGTTTTCTCTCTGGTCAGTGGGTAGGCTCTTGCCATGTAAGTGATGGAGTTAAGAGAAATTGGAGTGTAGCTGCAGTTCGTGGGAAAGAGCAATTtgttttttccagcagcatttgaAAGTGGCTGAGAAGAGTAGAAAAAAGTGGGTCAGAGGTGGTGATGGGGTATTTCCCCAAGGACCATCATTCTCTTCACTTTTATCCTGTTTTCTGGAGTTCGAGTGCTGTCAGTCAGTGCCTGTTACCCAGGCAGCTGTTTGGGCTTTAAGAACAGGCAGTAGACTGGATGGGAACTGCCTGCTGGGCTGTCTGTCATTTCTCTGGCTCTATTCAAGATGATGGAGCACTGCTAAGAAATCTTCATCTCTTTTCTGGAGCTCAGCCAAAATAGAGTAATTTCTGCCACGTGGACGTAGGTGGGCTGTGTGCTCATTGCATAAAATACAGCTTGCTTCTAATTCAGGATTTTGTGCTGtgagaacatttttaaaaatttaaaaatctaaattttaaatttaaaaattgtcattttcttattctttttagATTGCATGATAAATACATTTAGTAATCTGTTGGTTTTTGTAAATTTATTAGGTACTTAAGCTTCATCCTTGCTTAGCACCCCTTAAAGTAGCCTTGGACGTAGGAAAAGGTCCAACAACAGAGCTGAGGCAGGTATGTTGAAagacagtattttaattttgagcATTGACTCCCCATGTAATCTGTTACAATTCAGACACTGTTCATGTTGAGGAAAATCATTCCTGGTTGTACAGAGTTCATTGTGCTCCTACTCCACAGCTTGTGGGTCAGAACCAAAGGAATTCACTGCAGGCAGTTCCTTGTGTGGACACAACTGCTTTTGGTAAAATACAACTGATGCTTGTCCCATGCAAagttaaggaaaataaataacacCATCCCTCTTGGCTTCTTAATCTTTCAGAATTATCTTAATGCATGTTCagaaggttttttaaaaagtttgcaTTTAAATCAGTTATGAAGTCCCCATGGAAGGGAGGAAACTTACACTGGAGTGTTTGAAACAGAACTTCCAGGCTGCTTTCTGATTTGAGATTGTTTCAGCCAGCAAATTAACACCAGCTAGGAATGTTAATACCACACATGCTAAGAGTTTTAATGGTTTCTTTGTATAGAGTCTCAAACCCACAAATTCTGTCTTAACTTTTGTTATTAAATGGATGCAGGTTTGTCAAGGTTTGTTCAATGAGCTgacagaaaatgggatttctgtATGGCCGGGTTATCTGGAAACTGTGCACATGTCTCTGGAACATCTTTGTACAAAGTAAGCAGAAACAGTGTTTTGTAAATTAAACTATGAAGGTCAAAGATGACTTTCTGTGGGTTGCTGTAAATAGGCCTTTTTTCAGTAGGAAGTTTTTGAATGCAGTAACTGACTAAAGGTTTGGATCCTGAGCTACAGACTTGGATTCAAGGAGTTTTGTTATGAAAAGCATGTatcagatgatttttttaaattaagggaAGTAGAAGCCTTTCACATGTTACTGTAATTTTCCTGGAACTGTGAAATGCCTTTCAAAAATTCTCATGTAGAAAACATAATCATAAGCTTGCAGAACTGTTTCCTACCCTCACCCCCATTTTTGCATCTGGTCTGGTGTTTGATTCTTAAGCACTATTTCAAACAACTCACTGTGTCTAGTCTTGAACTTGACAGTTCTTCCAAGCCTGAACCACTGCCATTAGTGATGTGATGGAACTGTTTGTGGATATAAAAACAGCTATTCCATTTTGGGGCTTCATGTATGATTTATTGACCAGGAGTCCATGGCTCCTCATGTCAAAGCATCTTGatgagtgatttttttctgagagaaaagaaatgcaacTTCATGTGCAGTAAAACAAAGCCAGAGAGATAAATTCTGCTTGTACAAAAATACTCTTTTAATAGGTTACtaaataagattatttttatatactAAAGTAGCTaagtaatttaaagaaatataatttctttcttagGAAAGCAAGGAATGGCAACAAGAAAACTGGAGGTGTCACACCGGACTTAGTGCAATACAGCAAAACTAAATATTTACAGTTTATGGTCATTTGTATGTAAgttatctgatttttttttccatgcaccAAAAGCAGTAACAGgtgggtttttcttctgcaggtATGATGAGATGAGTATTCCCTTCATGATCTTGATAAATGATGGCACTCTAGAGAATGGAGTGGTCCAGCTGAGAAGCAGAGATACCACCATGAAGGAAATGATGCACATTTCCAGGCTGAAGGACTTTTTAACTAAGTATGTTACATCAGCCAAAAATGTGTAAACTTAAACTTGTTGAATAAAAGGATTTTCTTAGACATCTTTGCCTGAACTGGTTTCAGCGTTGTTGGACTCTGTGGTTTCTCTGCAAACAGTTCTGCTAAAACTTGGTGGTGCATCTGTTTTCTGTCAAATCTGGGTCTTCCAGGTTACCttggaaaaagggaagagaaaaactTGTCCCTTATTAACAAGGCTAACCATATTCTTTGGTTTTAGTATCATACTATTCAGCTTTCCTTTGTATTGCTGACACAATTATGATCTCTGctggaaaattatattttatataaaagacTTCAAAATCTTCAATATTTTAATGACATCGGTATCTTTGTACTGTTTGTAGGAATGTATTTTAGTCACATCTTCAGTTCTTAAACATGTAA
It encodes:
- the POLG2 gene encoding DNA polymerase subunit gamma-2, mitochondrial isoform X1 → MALGSRQGCRWCGRAALGQPRRWRVPERAEPAWCSARPYSEGGGAAEAAGGAELLEVCWRRRFLRGGAGPLPWSAYLSGRHPGFGPLGAALRANLAAQWWDSALPVREQVFPVDAALHGPPGSPRDARGLRLLHPETLRGALQGCGQNPGGPALEEVLGAAGVLRESLLPGVLAQYASCLELVNRRLPCGLAQIGVCFHSVPESEHSAPGNEHNKNCPRIGERTESLLAWFSSPRTAGQWLDYWLRQRLQWWRKFAVGPSNFSSSDFQDEEGRRGFKLHYSFPWGTETIETLKNLGDTELLQMYPGERSKLLGRDGRKNVIPHVLSVNGDLDRGVLAYLFDSLQLVENPLTAKKNSQRKVLKLHPCLAPLKVALDVGKGPTTELRQVCQGLFNELTENGISVWPGYLETVHMSLEHLCTKYDEMSIPFMILINDGTLENGVVQLRSRDTTMKEMMHISRLKDFLTKLWIEDDEQQLTQLQTT
- the POLG2 gene encoding DNA polymerase subunit gamma-2, mitochondrial isoform X2, with product MALGSRQGCRWCGRAALGQPRRWRVPERAEPAWCSARPYSEGGGAAEAAGGAELLEVCWRRRFLRGGAGPLPWSAYLSGRHPGFGPLGAALRANLAAQWWDSALPVREQVFPVDAALHGPPGSPRDARGLRLLHPETLRGALQGCGQNPGGPALEEVLGAAGVLRESLLPGVLAQYASCLELVNRRLPCGLAQIGVCFHSVPESEHSAPGNEHNKNCPRIGERTESLLAWFSSPRTAGQWLDYWLRQRLQWWRKFAVGPSNFSSSDFQDEEGRRGFKLHYSFPWGTETIETLKNLGDTELLQMYPGERSKLLGRDGRKNVIPHVLSVNGDLDRGVLAYLFDSLQLVENPLTAKKNSQRKVLKLHPCLAPLKVALDVGKGPTTELRQVCQGLFNELTENGISVWPGYLETVHMSLEHLCTKYDEMSIPFMILINDGTLENGVVQLRSRDTTMKEMMHISRLKDFLTKLRPGMSSCTALS
- the POLG2 gene encoding DNA polymerase subunit gamma-2, mitochondrial isoform X4, producing MALGSRQGCRWCGRAALGQPRRWRVPERAEPAWCSARPYSEGGGAAEAAGGAELLEVCWRRRFLRGGAGPLPWSAYLSGRHPGFGPLGAALRANLAAQWWDSALPVREQVFPVDAALHGPPGSPRDARGLRLLHPETLRGALQGCGQNPGGPALEEVLGAAGVLRESLLPGVLAQYASCLELVNRRLPCGLAQIGVCFHSVPESEHSAPGNEHNKNCPRIGERTESLLAWFSSPRTAGQWLDYWLRQRLQWWRKFAVGPSNFSSSDFQDEEGRRGFKLHYSFPWGTETIETLKNLGDTELLQMYPGERSKLLGRDGRKNVIPHVLSVNGDLDRGVLAYLFDSLQLVENPLTAKKNSQRKVLKLHPCLAPLKVALDVGKGPTTELRQVCQGLFNELTENGISVWPGYLETVHMSLEHLCTKKARNGNKKTGGVTPDLVQYSKTKYLQFMVICM
- the POLG2 gene encoding DNA polymerase subunit gamma-2, mitochondrial isoform X5, with the protein product MALGSRQGCRWCGRAALGQPRRWRVPERAEPAWCSARPYSEGGGAAEAAGGAELLEVCWRRRFLRGGAGPLPWSAYLSGRHPGFGPLGAALRANLAAQWWDSALPVREQVFPVDAALHGPPGSPRDARGLRLLHPETLRGALQGCGQNPGGPALEEVLGAAGVLRESLLPGVLAQYASCLELVNRRLPCGLAQIGVCFHSVPESEHSAPGNEHNKNCPRIGERTESLLAWFSSPRTAGQWLDYWLRQRLQWWRKFAVGPSNFSSSDFQDEEGRRGFKLHYSFPWGTETIETLKNLGDTELLQMYPGERSKLLGRDGRKNVIPHVLSVNGDLDRGVLAYLFDSLQLVENPLTAKKNSQRKVLKLHPCLAPLKVALDVGKGPTTELRQV
- the POLG2 gene encoding DNA polymerase subunit gamma-2, mitochondrial isoform X3, whose product is MALGSRQGCRWCGRAALGQPRRWRVPERAEPAWCSARPYSEGGGAAEAAGGAELLEVCWRRRFLRGGAGPLPWSAYLSGRHPGFGPLGAALRANLAAQWWDSALPVREQVFPVDAALHGPPGSPRDARGLRLLHPETLRGALQGCGQNPGGPALEEVLGAAGVLRESLLPGVLAQYASCLELVNRRLPCGLAQIGVCFHSVPESEHSAPGNEHNKNCPRIGERTESLLAWFSSPRTAGQWLDYWLRQRLQWWRKFAVGPSNFSSSDFQDEEGRRGFKLHYSFPWGTETIETLKNLGDTELLQMYPGERSKLLGRDGRKNVIPHVLSVNGDLDRGVLAYLFDSLQLVENPLTAKKNSQRKVLKLHPCLAPLKVALDVGKGPTTELRQVCQGLFNELTENGISVWPGYLETVHMSLEHLCTKYDEMSIPFMILINDGTLENGVVQLRSRDTTMKEMMHISRLKDFLTKYVTSAKNV